Sequence from the Streptosporangium brasiliense genome:
GCGGCCGCCGTCCTGTTGATCACATCTGGGAGGAATCCGATGCTGCACACTCGCGAATGGGGCCGCGGTGACCGGGTCGCTGTGCTGATTCACGGCATCATGGCCGACTCCCGCTGCTGGTGGCGGGTCGGCCCGGCGCTGGCCGAGCGTGGTTACCGGGTCATCGCGGTGGACCTGCCCGGCCATGGCGACAGCCCCCGCGCCGAGGAGTACACCCCCGAGCTGTACGCCTCAAGCGTGCTGGAGTCGGTCCCGGCCACGCCCGAACTGGCCATCGGTCACTCACTCGGCGGCCTCACCCTGTCGCTCGCGGTCGGACGGCTCAAGCCGGGCAGGGCGGTCTACTCCGACCCGGCGTTCCGCATCCCCAAGATCGACGGAGTGGATTTCGGCGCGATGATGGCCTCGGCCAAGGGACAGAACATGGAGATGGTACGGCAGGTCCATCCCGGCTGGTCCGCCGAGGAATGCGTCCTTGAGATCGAGATGCTGGCCAAGTGGGACCCGGCCACCGCGAGGGCACTGAACTCGTTCCTCGGCTCGGACTTCACGCCCGAACCGGTGGTGCCGTCACTGGTCCAGCTGGCCGACCCGAGCGAGCTGATCTCCCCTGAGGTGGCCGAGGCCCTCATCTCCAAGAACTTCGAGGTGCGTGTGGTGAAGGGCGCCGAGCACACGATCCATCGCCACCTGTTCGACGACTTCCTGGCCGGTCTCGAGGGCTGGATCTAGACCTTTGCGATACGGCCGACCGCGCCGCCCGTCGCGGCGTTCATCATCGGCCTGAGCGGCCGCGGAGAGCGATCCACCTCTCTGCTACGGCAGGCCGCAGCACCGCAGTTCGGATTTCTGGATCTTCCCTGACCCCGTTCTGGGCAGGTCGTCCACCACGTCGCGTCGGGCACCCCGACCACGGCGCTGGCCAGGCCCGGCTCCAGCTTCAGATCGGGGTGATCCGCATGACCTGCTCGCACACGTTGGCGAGCACGGTGTTGGGCGGGTGGTCGAAGGCGTACGCGCCACCGCGGGCGGCGAGTGCCAGTGCGAGCAGCGCCGCTGCGGCAGCGAAACGGGAGATGCGCATCAGACCACCTCTTTCTGGACGAGTCGCAATGATCCGGTATGCGGCTTGGGGTGGCTGTGAGTATTTGTGAAGGAACGTTCCTGCACAAGGGATTGGTGGAACGATCCTGGCGTACTTCTCCCAGCTCCTCACCGCCACGACCCAGGCCGCCCTGTCCCATGGCTACGGCGTCGTCCTGCTGCCCACCTCCGGCCCGGAGGACTGCTGGCTGGACATGCCGCTGGACGGCGTGACCCCGGCCGCCTGTTCTTGGCCGACTTCCAGATCCGCGGGTCTTCGGCCTTCCCCGGCCAGGGCCCGCGCGGCGGACCCGACGGCCGGCGATGCCCCCGCTCACTCCTGGGCGGCGCTCAGGCGGAACCGGTCCCGGAACTCGCGGGGTGAGACGCCGAACTCGGCCTTGAAGAGCTTGCTGAAATGGCTGGGGCCCCGGATGCCCCAGCGGGCCGCCACCGTGTACGCGGGCAGGTGGGCCAGCGCGGGGTCGGCGAGGTCCCGGCGGATGCGGTCCAGGCGTCGGCGCCGGATGTGGGCACCGACCGTCTCCCCCTGCCGTTGGAAGAGCGCGTGCAGGGACCGGACCGAGATGTGGTGGGCGGTGGCGATCTCCACGGGCGGAAGACCGTCGGCCAGATGCCGGTCGATGTGATCGATGATCCGGTCGAGGACGTGCGCCTGGTCGGCGGGCAGGCTCTGCCTGCCCGCCTCGCGGACGAGGGTCCGGATGACGCCGCTGACGTGTTCGCCCATCTCGCTCCTGGCCACCGGCCCGAGGTCGCGCGCCCGGTGCGCGAGTTCGGTGAGCATCGCGGCGAGGACACGGCCGCTGGGTGAACGGGGAAGCTCCTGGTTCGCCGTCGTGTTCCGCGCCAGCCTCATGAGCTTGGCGGTCCCGGAATCCAGGTGCATGACGAACCAGCGGTAGTTACCGCCGAGGTCGAGGCGGAACGGGCGTTCCGCTGAGTAGAGAACGAAGTCGCCGGGAGAGAGCGGGCATCGGCGGCCGTCCTGTTCGAACGTGCCGTCGCCGGACAGCAGCAGTCCGAGCAGATGGGCGCCGTCGCGGGCCGCGGCCGGCGCGTGCGGGCTGACCTGCACTCCGTGCTCACCGCTGATGTCGCACGTGTTGAGCGCGCCGAACCGCTCAGGGCGCATCTCGGCGGCATAGGGGGCCGCCGCCTTGACCAGGACGGTGTCGGACGCCCGGAAACGGTCGGGCGAGTCGGTGTCCAGGTATCCGAAGACGAGCGTGCCATCGTGCTGGGTTTCCAGATGCACGGCCCCTCCTTCCGCACTGCGACGCCAGAAGCCTGCGCTCCGATGCCAACGCGAGCGCCGAGATTGGCAGATGCTCGCACTCGTCTCCCGGTTCCTGGAAGTGAAAAGACGGTTACAGGTGGATGTACTTCTGGCAATCCTCAGCCTGTTCGGCCTCTATGGGCTCGTCACCCTCGGCATTGCCGTGATCTTCGCGGCGACACGGGTGGTGAACCTGGCCCAGGGCGACCTCATGATGGTCGGGGCCTACACGGCGGCGGTCGCCGCCGGACCCGCGTTCGGCTGGCGGGTGGTGCTGGCCCTGGTGGTGAGCGCCCCGCTGCTCCTGCTGATCGAGCGGCTCCTGTTACGGCGCCCCCTCGCGGACGGGCTGGCGACCATGCTCGTCACCTGGGGGGTCGGCATGGCGCTGCGCCAGGCGGCCGAACTGCTCTTCACCTCCACCTCCCGCACGGTCGAACCGCCGATGGCCGGGGCCGTGACGGTGCTGACCACGCCCTATCCGGCCTACCGCCTGGCCTGCGGGCTGATCGCGGTGGCGGTCATCGGGCTGGTGCTGCTCGTGGCCTACCGGACGGGCTGGGGCCTCACCCTGCGCGCGATCGCGGACAACGCGACCATGGCGGCGCTGCTCGGCACCGACCCGCGCAGGGTGCGCACCCTCGCCTTCGTCCTGGGCGGGCTGCTGGCCGTACTGGCGGGTGCGCTGTACAGCCCGGTGCTGGCGGTGAATCCGACCATGGGGTTCAGCCTGCTGGTCCCTGTCTTCTTCGGCCTGCTGTTCAGCCGTCCCGGCGCGCTCGCGACGGCGGCGGGCGCCGCTCTGCTGATCGCCGCCCTGTCGGTGCTGCTGCGCGCCTGGATGAGCGACGTCCTGGCCGAAGTCCTCTTCTATCTGATCGTCATCGGGGTTGCGGCGCTGCGCTCGCGCCCCTGGATTTGGAGGTTCTCCTCATGGCTCAGCCGCCTTCTCCTCCCCGCACGGGCATCCTGACCGTAGCCACCCTGCTGGCGCTGACCGGATGCGGCGGCTCAGCGATCTCGGGCGGGCAGGACGGCCAGAGCGGGTCGTTGAAGATCGGTGTGATCGTTCCGCTCACCGGACCCGTCTCCGCGACAGGAACGGCCCTCCGGCGCGGGTTCGAGCTCGGCGTGAAGAAGGTCAACGACAACGGCGGCGTCAACGGCAAGAAGGTGGAGTACGTCGTCGTCGACGACGCGGGCAACCCGGCGACCTCTACCCAGCTCGCCAGGAAGCTCATCCAGCAGGACCAGGTGTCGATGATCTTCGGCACGATCACCGGGGACACCGCCGAAGCCGTGGCCCGGGTCGCCGACGACGCGAAGGTCCCGTTCGGTACGGCCATCCTCGGTGACACCGAGAGGTGCTACACCTACCAGTGGGGCTTCGGCGAGACCACTCGCCAGATGCTCACGCCGGCCGTTCCCGAGCTACTCAGGAAGTACGGGACGAAGGTGGCGATCGTCGGCTCGGACTACAACTACCCGCACTTCTACGCCGGGGTCGCCAAGGAGCTCGTGAAGCAGGCGGGCGGCTCGATCCTCGCCGAGGAGTACAGCCCGCTCGGGCAGGCTGACTGGCAGCCGGTCATCACGCGGATGAAGGACGCCGAGCCGGACGTGGTGCTGTCGATGGTCGTCGGCGCCGACGCGGTGACGTTCAGCCAGCAGGCCAAGCAGTTCGGCCTGCTCACCCCCGAGCTGGGCTTCGAGGGTGCGCCACTGGACACCGACTACTACCCGGCGCTCAGCGCCCTGGTGAACGGCCGTACCCACACCGTGCGCTGGACCGACGGCCTGGACGACGCCGAGAGCCGGAAGTTCGTGGCCGACTACCGCGCGGCGCACGACTTCAAGGACCCGATCCCCGAGGTGGCGGGCAACGCCTACTTCGGCGTCCAGTTTCTCCTGGACGCCGCGCGTAAGGCAGCCGCCTTCGAAGGGCCGGCGATCAACACGGAGATCGGACGGCTCACCTTCGACTCGCCGCTCGGCAAGGGCACCCGTTTCGAGAGCACCAACCACAGGCTCCAGGCCGACATGCTGGAAGTGACGATCAAGCCCGGCGGCGCGTACGAGGTGAGCAAGAAGCTCGGCCCGATTCCCGACACCACCCCGAAGACGGGTTGCGCATGAGGATGACGGTACGGCTCGGCCTGCTCGCCGCCGTCCTGGTGGCGGCTCCCTTCGGGCTCGGCACCTTCGCGGTGGCCACCCTGACCCTGGGGCTCTGCTACGGGTTGTTCGCCTACGGGCTCGACCTGTCCTGGGGACGGGCGGGACTGCTCAGCGTGGGCCACGCGGCCTTCTTCGGCCTGGGTGCCTACGCCGTCGCGCTCAGTCAGGCGCACGACCTGACGATCGCCGTTCTGCTGGTGGCGGCGCCGGCGCTCTCGGTCGCCATCGCGCTGCCGATGGTCCGGATCGGACTGGCCTCCGGCATCCCCGACGCCCCGCTCATCCTGCTGACGATCGGCGTGAGCCTGCTGCTCCAGCACGCCGCCACCAGCCTCACCGGCCTGACCGGCGGCACCAACGGGCTGTCGATCCGCAGCCCCGGTGTGGTCACGACGTACTATCTGACCCTCGTGGTGGTGGCCGTCGTGGTGGCCGTGACCACCGTGACGGTTGTCAGGAGCAGGTTTGGCGCGCGGCTGACCGCGGCGTCCCGCAATCCGGAGCGCGCCGCCCAGACCGGCATCGACGGGCTCCATGTCCGCTCCACAGCCTTCGTGGTCAGCGCGGCGGTGTCGACGGTCGCGGGCGCGCTGTACGCGCTCGCGGCAGGGCTGGTGTCCCCGCAGATCTTCGGTCTCGGCCTGTCGACCAGCGTGCTCGTCTGGCTCGCCCTGGGAGGGCGGGGGTCGACCGTGGGCCCGTTCCTCGGCGCGGTGCCGGTCACGGTGGGGGAGCAGATGCTCGGCAGCACCTGGCAGGGCTGGTACGTCCTGGGGCTCGCCGCTCTGTTCGTCCTCGTCGTTCAGTTCGCTCCCACGGGCCTGGCGGGGATCGCCCGCCACTGGACACGTGGACCCGCGGTGAGGCTGCCCCCCGCCGCCTCGGTGCGCCGGCCCCGGAAGGGGAGCGGCGGCCAGGCCAGGGGAGCGGCGGCGCTCGTCCTCAAGGGGATTCACAAGTCCTTCGGCCCGGTGAACGTGCTCCGCGGCGTGGACCTGACCGTCGAGGACGGGCGTTGCGTGTGCCTGATCGGTCCCAACGGCGCAGGCAAGAGCACCCTGCTCGCGATCGTCGCGGGCCAGCTCGCCCCCGACGGGGGTGAGGTACGGATCTTCGGTGCGGCCGCCTCCGCGGTGCCGATCCATGACCGGGTACGCCTGGGAGTGGGCCGGATGTTCCAGATCCCGAGCGTCCTGACGGACCTGTCGCTTGCCGACAACATCAGGCTGGCCCGCATGGACGCACCCGAGCACGTCGAGTTGCCCGCCGAGTACGACGACCTGGTCCGCGACGGGACGAGCGAGGCCCGTGCCCTGCCGCTCGCCGACCGGAGACGGCTGGAACTCGCCATGGTGCTGGCCGGGGCACCCCGGCTGATGCTGCTCGACGAACCCGCGGCTGGGCTCGGACCGGACGACGCCCGCGCGCTGGTCAGGGAACTGAAGGAGGTCTCCCACCGGACGGGCTGCGCGATGCTCGTCGTCGAGCACGACATGACGATCGTCCGCGAACTGGCCGACGACGTCGTGGTCCTGCACGACGGAGGCGTGATCGCGCACGGCGCGATGGACGAGATCACTGCCGACCCGGCGGTGCGCGAGGCATACCTGGGGGTGCACTGATGCTCGAACTGCACGAACTCTGCGGAGGGTACGGCCAGGCCGCCGTGGTCCGCGACGTGGATTTCCGGATCGCGGCGGGTGAGACGGTCGCCCTGCTCGGCCGCAACGGCACCGGCAAGACCACTCTGCTGCGTACGATCTTCGGGCTCGCCGACCGGCAGGGCGGCACGCTGAGTCTGGCGGGCCGTACCGTGCCGCCCGGTCGTCCGGAGCTGCTCGCCCGCTGGGGCGCCGCGCTGATGCCGGAGGACCGAGGGGTGTTCCCCAGCCTCACCGTCGCGGAGAACCTCCGGCTGGCCACGCGCAAGGGCTTCGTCCCCGCGGTCGATCCGCGCGAGATCTTCCCGCTGCTCACCGAGCGGCATCAGCAGGCCGCGGGAACGCTGTCCGGCGGGCAGAAGCAGCAACTCGGCATCGCCAGGGCGATCGTCTCCGGGCAGTCGCTGATCGTGGTGGACGAGCTCACTCAGGGCCTGCAGCCGTCGGTCGTGCGCGACGTGCTGGAGGCGCTTACCGGCATCGCCGCGACCGGTGTCGCCGTGGTGGCGGTCGACCAGCACGCGGGGCTTCTCCTGGACCGAAGCCACCGCGCGGTCGTCATGGAGGCCGGCCGGGTCGTGTTCGACGGCCCGAGCACACCGCAGACCCGCGAGGAACTCGACCGCCTGCTCGCCGTCGGCTGACCCCTTTTTCTTCTCATTGTCTGGAGCCATCATGGACCCCTTCGACTCCGCGTCGGATCTCGCCGAGGCGGTACGCAAGCGCGAACTGAGTCCGGTTGAGATCGTCGACACCTGTCTGGAGCGCATCAACCGCTACGACCCCGAGGTCGGAGCCTTCGTCTGGCGGAACGACGAGCAGGTGCGATCGGCCGCCCGGCGGGCTGAGCAGGCCGTCATGGAGGGCGGCCGCGAACTGCCCGCCTTCCACGGTGTGCCGGTTCCCATCAAGGACCTGACCCAGGTGGTGGAGCAGCCCGCCACCTACGGGACGTTCGGGGTGCACGACACCCCGCGAACGGTCACGGAGCCGGTCGTGACAAGGCTGCTCAACGCGGGATTCCTGCTGATGGGCCGGACCAACAGCCCGGACATGGGACTGCTTTCCACCACCGACAACTCCCGCTACGGCAGTACCCGCAACCCCTGGAACCTGGCCTACTCCTCAGGCGGCTCCAGCGGTGGCGCGGCGGCCGCCGTCGCCGCCGGTCTCGCGCCCGTCGCCCACGCCAACGACGGTGGCGGCTCGATCCGCATGCCGTCGTCGTGTTGCGGGATGGTCGGTCTCAAACCGAGCCGGGGCAGGGTGCCGCAGTATGTGGCGTCCTGGGAGCACGCGACCGTCGAAGGCGCGATCACCCGCACGGTGCGTGACGCGGCCGCGTTGCTCGATGTCATGAGCGTGCCCGACAACCTGGTCATGTACCGCGCGCCCGCCCCGGAGCGGCCGTTCTCCGACGAGGTGGGCCGCGACTGCGGGTCGCTGCGGATCGGCCTGCTGCTGGACGCGCCGACCGGGTTGCCGGTCGATCCGGTGTGCGCGGCGGCTGCCATGCACACCGCGCGGTTGCTGGAGTCGCTCGGCCACGCCGTGTTCCCGGTGTCGCCGCGCTTCTTCAGCGGGGAGGCCATCGTCGGCTACACCCAGACCGTTCTCGACGCGGCGTTGTGGGCGTCGCCGTACGACCAGCCGGAGCTGGCCGAGCCGCACCTGCGGTACCGGATGGAGCGCGCCGCGAGCTGCCACTCGGGGACCTACACCCGGGCCGTCGCCCTCCTGCAGGAGGAGTCCGTCGTCGTCCGCGCCCAGTGGGGCAGGGACTTCGACGTCTTGCTCACCCCGACCATGGCCTGCCCGCCCCCGCTGGTCGACACGGTCCTGGCGGAGGCCAACGCCGATCCTGCGGGGGTCAGGGTCACCGAGACCCAGATGATCTCGTTCACCGCCGTCTGCAACATCACCGGCCTGCCCGCCATCACACTGCCGACCTACACCTCGCCCGACGGGCTTCCCATCGGCAGCCAGCTGATCGGCGGGCCCTGGGACGAGGCTGTGCTCATCCGGCTGGCTGCCGCCCTGGAGGAGCTGGACCGCTGGCCGCTCCGCCGCCCCGCACGCTTCCTCGGATGACCTCCGCACATGACAAGGAGATCCGCCATGGCAAGAACAGAACTGGCCCGTCTGGTGCAGAAGATCTTTCAGGAGCATCGGGCCGCCGCACGGCTGCGCGTGCCCGTCGACGAGGTCCGAGGCGTGGCAGGGGTGCGTGCGGTGTCCCGCCGGGCCCTCCTCGGTGGTGCGGCCGCTCTGGGCGTGGGGGCCGCGACCGGCGTCCTCGGCTTCCCCGTCCGCCCCGCCCGCGCCGCCGACCAGCCGCGTGTGGCGATCGTCGGTGCGGGCATCGCCGGCCTCGCCGCGGCGCTGCGGCTGGCCGACAAGGGGATCGGCGCGACCGTCTACGAGGCAGACACCCGGGTCGGCGGCCGCATCTACTCCAATCCCTCCGGCGCCTACTGGAGAGCTGGACAGGTCTCCGAGTGGGGCGCTGAGCTGATCGACACCGGTCACGAGATCATCCATGGACTGGCCGCGCGGTTCGGGCTGCCGCTGGACGACCTGCGTGCCGCCGAGCCGGCCGGCAGCACGGAGACCTACTGGATCGACGGCGGGTACTACCCGTACGCGACCGCCAGCGCCGACTTCGCTCCCGTCTACCAGGCGATCCTGGCGGACCTCGACGGGTTCGCCTGGCCGAGCTGGGACACCCCAACCTCTCCCCAGGTCGCCGCGCTGTCGAACATGACGACGTACGAGTGGATCGAGACCAGGGTGCCCGGCGGCCACTCCTCCCGGATCGGCAAGCTGCTCGACGTCGCCTTCACCACCGAACTCGGCATGGACACCGACAGCAGCACGGCGATGGGCATCCTCGTCGTGCTCGCCGCCCAGCCCGAGGGCAGGTTCTCCCTCTTCGGGCAGAGCGACACCCGCTTCCACATCAGAGGCGGCAACGACCTTCTCCCGCGGGCCATCAAGGACGCCCTGCCCGCAGGGACCGTACGGCACGGCTGGAAGTTGGAGGCCCTGGCGGTCGACGGCGCGGGACGGCAGACCCTGGTCTTTTCCGTCGACGGCCTGACCCGAACGGTGACCGCCGACCACACGATCTTGGCCCTGCCCCAAGGCGTACTGCAGCGCGTGAACTTCTCCGCCGCCAGGTTCGACGCGCGTAAGAGAGCGGCCATCGCGGCCCTGCCGATGGGGCGCAACACCAAGTTGGCGCTCCAGTTCGACCGACGCCTGTGGAACGACGCGGGCCCGTGGGGCCGCGGTAGCGGCAGCACCATGTCGGAGAGCGGCTACCAGACCTCCTGGGAGTCCACCCGTGCCCAGGCGGGCACCCAGGGCATCCTCCTCGCCTACGCCGGCGGCGATCACGCCGCCGACTTCAACCCGGCCTCCGCTTTCTCGACCGCGAGCTCCTACAGAACGGCGGGGTACGCCCGCGCCGTCCTCTCTCAGCTGAACACGGTCTTCCCCGGCCTGGACAGCCAGTGGAACGGCAAGGCCACGCTGGCCGCCTGGCACCTCAACCCCTACGCCCGCGGCGCCTACGCGGGGCTGCCCACCGCCTATTACCAGTATTACGGTGGCTACGAGGTGGTCCGGCAGGGCAACGTCCACTTCGCGGGCGAACACACCTCCGCGGTCGCCGCGGGATTCATGGAAGGGGGAGCGGATTCGGGCCTTCAGGCCGCGAACGAACTCCTGGCCGACCTCGGCATCGCCTCCGCGGCGTGAGTAGGTCCTGAGGGCCGGGCGCACCGGCCCTCAGGAGCCGCGGGAGAACCTCGCCGTGCTCTCCTACAGGGCCAGGGTGGTGGTGATGCGGATGTCGTCGAGTGAGTGGCCGGTCTGGAGCGCGTAGTCCCCGGAGACCAGGCGCCATCCGTCCTCGCTCCAAACCTCGGCCGCGCGGCGCGGGATCTCGACGGACACCTCGGCGGTCTCGCCGGGGCCGGCCTCGGCGACGGCGAACCCGACCAGCCAGCGGGCGGGCCGGGAGTCGGGCACCACGGGCGCCAGGTAGACCTGCACCACCTCGCGGCCGGGACGGTCGCCGGTGTTGCGCACCCGGACGGTGAGCGTCTCGTCGGCGTACTCGGCGGAATCGTAGTGCCAGGTCGTGTATCCGAGACCGGCTCCGAACCCGTAGGCGGGAGCCGTACCCGACCGCTCCCAGGCGCGGTAGCCGACGAAGACGCCCTCCTCGTATCGCAGCACACCGTCGACGGGGGTGACGTCGACGACCGGGCAGTCCTCGAGCGCGCCGGGCCAGGTGGTCGGCAGGCGGCCGCCCGGCTCCGTGCGGCCGAGCAGCACATCGGCCAGCGCGTGGCCGCCCTCCTGGCCGGGGAACCAGGTGAGCAGGATGGCCGCGACCTCTTCCCGCCATGGCATCTCCACGGGGGAGCCGGCGTTGACCACGACGACCGTCCGCGGGTTGGCGGCGGCCACCCGGGACACCAGCTCGTCCTGACGGCCGGGCAGCTTCAGCGACGTGCGGTCGAAGCCCTCGCTCTCCACCTCCTTGGTCGTGGCCACGACGACCACGGCGACGTCCGCCGCCGAGGCGACCTGTACGGCCTCCTCGATCAGCTTGTCCGGACCGAGCGTCGGCTTGCGGTGACCGAGTGTGGCGCCGACGAAGGGGAACGACAGCAGGTCGGACCGGGGCACCGTGTGCTCGAGGCGGACGTCGACCGGCTCCCCGGCGCGCAGCTCCACGTCGACGACGGTGTGCGGCGGCGCCATGAACAACGCGATCGGGTCATCGCCTTCCGGGGCCATCGTCCCGTCGAAGCGGGTCTGCCCGCCGACGACGAGCCGGAAGCGGCCGACCCCCTCGATCGAGAGCCGGTGCACGCCGCCGACCGTGGGAGTGAACGTGCCGGTGATCTCGACGCTGTGCAGCTTTTGGAAGGCCACGCCTTCCGGCATCTCGCCGAGCCACTGGATCACCCCCTCGGACAGCGGGAAATCGCCGAGCACCCGCCCGTCCTCCGCCCGGCAGACCACGCGCAGTGGGAACCGCGCCGGGTTGAACCTGCCGCTGGGGTCGGCCCCGCGGGCGTACGCCATGCGGACCCCCGCGGACGCGAGCCCCTCGTACGGTGACACGACATGGGAGGGAAAGACCTGCGCGCTGCCCCCGCCCATCACGCGGGCCTCCTTCGCCGCTCCTCCGATGAGGGCCACGCTCCTGTCCGGGCCGAACGGCAGGACGCCGTCGTTGCGCACCAGCGTGAACGACGACGCCGCGATCTCACGAGCCAGCGCCTCCCCGTCGATGGCCGGAAGGGGCTCGGCGCGGGGCGCGCCCTCCAGGGCGCCCACCCTGCGGGCCAGGGTCAGCACCCGGCGTGCGTGCTCGTCCACGACCTCCTCGTCCAGCTCTCCGGCGCGTACGGCCGCC
This genomic interval carries:
- a CDS encoding beta-glucosidase family protein, translating into MSGIEHDDIVEQALSKLDLDTKARILAGQDMWSLPAAPGVSLDSIVMSDGPIGVRGARWTTDDPSIALPSPTALAATWDVTLARRVGNLLAQEARRTGVHVLLAPTVNLHRSPLGGRHFECYSEDPVLSGEIAAAYVIGVQEGGVAATVKHFVANDFETERMTANVLVGERALRELYLAPFELVVKKAGPFCVMAAYNSVNGHTMTEHDELQNKVLRDEWGFDGVIVSDWTAARDTIRAALGGLDIAMPGPGTVYGPALAAAVRAGELDEEVVDEHARRVLTLARRVGALEGAPRAEPLPAIDGEALAREIAASSFTLVRNDGVLPFGPDRSVALIGGAAKEARVMGGGSAQVFPSHVVSPYEGLASAGVRMAYARGADPSGRFNPARFPLRVVCRAEDGRVLGDFPLSEGVIQWLGEMPEGVAFQKLHSVEITGTFTPTVGGVHRLSIEGVGRFRLVVGGQTRFDGTMAPEGDDPIALFMAPPHTVVDVELRAGEPVDVRLEHTVPRSDLLSFPFVGATLGHRKPTLGPDKLIEEAVQVASAADVAVVVVATTKEVESEGFDRTSLKLPGRQDELVSRVAAANPRTVVVVNAGSPVEMPWREEVAAILLTWFPGQEGGHALADVLLGRTEPGGRLPTTWPGALEDCPVVDVTPVDGVLRYEEGVFVGYRAWERSGTAPAYGFGAGLGYTTWHYDSAEYADETLTVRVRNTGDRPGREVVQVYLAPVVPDSRPARWLVGFAVAEAGPGETAEVSVEIPRRAAEVWSEDGWRLVSGDYALQTGHSLDDIRITTTLAL